One window of Burkholderia vietnamiensis LMG 10929 genomic DNA carries:
- the ettA gene encoding energy-dependent translational throttle protein EttA: MAQYVFTMNRVGKIVPPKRQILKDISLSFFPGAKIGVLGLNGSGKSTLIRIMAGVDKDIEGEATPMPNLNIGYLPQEPQLDPTKTVREAVEDGLGDLFQANKKLEEIYAAYAEPDADFDALAAEQAKYEAILASSDGGSPEQQLEVAADALRLPPWDAKIEHLSGGEKRRVALCKLLLEKPDMLLLDEPTNHLDAESVDWLEQFLVRFPGTVVAVTHDRYFLDNAAEWILELDRGHGIPWKGNYSSWLDQKEERLKQEEASESARQKAIKKELEWVRQNPKGRQAKSKARIARFEELNSQEYQKRNETQEIFIPVGDRLGNEVIEFKNVSKSFGDRLLIDNLSLKIPAGAIVGIIGPNGAGKSTLFKMLTGKEQPDSGEVVLGPTVKLAYVDQSRDALDGSKTVFEEISGGADVLTVGKYETPSRAYIGRFNFKGGDQQKIVGNLSGGERGRLHLAKTLISGGNVLLLDEPSNDLDVETLRALEDALLEFAGSVLVISHDRWFLDRIATHILAFEGDSQVTFFDGNYQEYEADKRARLGEEAAKPKRLRYKPISR, translated from the coding sequence ATGGCCCAATACGTTTTCACGATGAACCGGGTCGGCAAGATCGTGCCGCCCAAGCGCCAGATCCTGAAGGACATCTCGCTGTCGTTCTTTCCGGGCGCGAAGATCGGCGTGCTCGGCCTGAACGGCTCGGGCAAGTCGACGCTGATCCGCATCATGGCGGGCGTCGACAAGGACATCGAAGGCGAAGCGACGCCGATGCCGAACCTGAACATCGGCTATCTGCCGCAGGAACCGCAGCTCGACCCGACGAAGACGGTGCGCGAGGCGGTCGAGGACGGCCTCGGCGACCTGTTCCAGGCGAACAAGAAGCTCGAGGAAATCTACGCCGCGTATGCGGAACCCGACGCCGACTTCGACGCGCTCGCGGCCGAGCAGGCCAAATACGAAGCGATCCTCGCGTCGAGCGACGGCGGCAGCCCCGAGCAGCAGCTCGAAGTGGCCGCCGACGCGCTGCGTCTGCCGCCGTGGGACGCGAAGATCGAACACCTGTCGGGCGGCGAAAAGCGCCGCGTCGCGCTGTGCAAGCTGCTGCTCGAAAAGCCCGACATGCTGCTGCTCGACGAGCCGACCAACCACCTCGACGCCGAGTCGGTCGACTGGCTCGAGCAGTTCCTGGTGCGCTTCCCCGGCACCGTCGTCGCCGTCACGCACGATCGCTACTTCCTCGACAACGCGGCCGAGTGGATTCTCGAACTCGACCGCGGCCACGGCATTCCGTGGAAGGGCAACTACAGCAGCTGGCTCGACCAGAAGGAAGAGCGCCTGAAGCAGGAGGAAGCGTCGGAATCGGCGCGCCAAAAGGCGATCAAGAAGGAACTGGAGTGGGTGCGCCAGAACCCGAAGGGCCGTCAGGCGAAGTCGAAGGCGCGGATCGCGCGCTTCGAGGAACTGAACAGCCAGGAATACCAGAAGCGCAACGAAACGCAGGAAATCTTCATTCCGGTCGGCGATCGCCTCGGCAATGAAGTGATCGAGTTCAAGAACGTCAGCAAGTCGTTCGGCGATCGCCTGCTGATCGACAACCTGAGCCTGAAGATCCCGGCCGGCGCGATCGTCGGCATCATCGGCCCGAACGGCGCCGGCAAGTCGACGCTGTTCAAGATGCTGACCGGCAAGGAGCAGCCGGATTCCGGCGAAGTCGTGCTCGGGCCGACGGTGAAGCTCGCGTACGTCGACCAGAGCCGCGATGCGCTCGACGGCTCGAAGACGGTGTTCGAGGAAATCTCCGGCGGCGCCGACGTGCTGACGGTCGGCAAGTACGAAACGCCGTCGCGCGCGTACATCGGCCGCTTCAACTTCAAGGGCGGCGACCAGCAGAAGATCGTCGGCAACCTGTCGGGCGGCGAGCGCGGCCGCCTGCACCTCGCGAAGACGCTGATCTCCGGCGGCAACGTGCTGCTGCTCGACGAACCGTCGAACGACCTCGATGTCGAAACGCTGCGCGCGCTGGAAGACGCGCTGCTGGAGTTCGCGGGCTCGGTGCTGGTGATCTCGCACGATCGCTGGTTCCTCGACCGGATCGCGACGCACATCCTCGCCTTCGAAGGCGATTCGCAGGTCACGTTCTTCGACGGCAACTACCAGGAGTACGAAGCCGACAAGCGTGCGCGCCTCGGCGAAGAAGCGGCGAAGCCGAAGCGTCTGCGCTACAAGCCGATCAGCCGCTGA
- a CDS encoding HAD family hydrolase: MTIKAVVFDFGGVLIDWSPEYLYRQLIPDEAQRRWFLTHVCAMDWVVRQDGGQTIDEGTDELVAKFPEHEALIRAFYARWHEMIGGVLEEGAALVERLDAQRMPLFGLTNWSAQTFPYAWDNFPVLRRFKDIVVSGHVKLVKPDPAIYRAMHARIEPHLPGVAPHELVFIDDNANNAAAATALGWHGIHHTSAAATEARLRELGALT; this comes from the coding sequence ATGACGATCAAGGCGGTGGTATTCGATTTCGGCGGCGTACTGATCGACTGGAGCCCCGAGTATCTGTACCGGCAACTGATTCCCGACGAAGCGCAGCGCCGCTGGTTCCTCACGCACGTATGCGCGATGGACTGGGTGGTCCGCCAGGACGGCGGGCAGACGATCGACGAAGGAACGGACGAACTCGTCGCGAAGTTTCCGGAACACGAGGCGCTGATTCGCGCGTTCTACGCACGCTGGCACGAGATGATCGGCGGCGTGCTCGAAGAAGGCGCGGCGCTGGTCGAGCGGCTCGATGCGCAGCGCATGCCGCTGTTCGGGCTGACCAATTGGTCGGCGCAGACGTTTCCGTATGCGTGGGACAACTTCCCGGTGCTGCGACGCTTCAAGGACATCGTCGTGTCGGGCCACGTGAAGCTCGTGAAGCCCGATCCGGCGATCTACCGCGCAATGCACGCGCGGATCGAACCGCATCTGCCGGGTGTCGCGCCGCATGAACTCGTGTTCATCGACGACAACGCGAACAACGCGGCGGCCGCGACCGCGCTCGGCTGGCACGGCATCCATCACACGAGCGCGGCGGCGACCGAGGCGCGTCTGCGCGAGCTGGGCGCCCTCACGTAG
- a CDS encoding isochorismatase family protein — translation MADTAVIVIDMQRGLLQRARPAYRLDDVVAGINRLTAAARAANAPVCFVQHDGDADDDIVPGTPGWELHDALSVGPADWRIRKQMSDAFHDTPLAAQLDGHGIRSVLICGYATEFCVDAAARRAALLGYRTSVVSDLHTTNERTHLSAAQIVAHHQFVWENSTLSGNAVTPRPLADVLATEFA, via the coding sequence ATGGCAGACACCGCAGTAATCGTGATCGACATGCAGCGCGGGCTGCTGCAGCGGGCGCGGCCCGCGTACCGGCTCGACGACGTCGTGGCGGGCATCAACCGCCTGACCGCGGCCGCGCGCGCGGCGAATGCGCCCGTGTGCTTCGTGCAGCACGACGGCGACGCGGACGACGACATCGTGCCCGGCACACCCGGCTGGGAACTGCACGACGCGCTGAGCGTCGGCCCCGCCGACTGGCGCATCCGCAAGCAGATGAGCGATGCGTTCCACGACACGCCGCTCGCCGCGCAGCTCGACGGGCACGGCATCCGGTCGGTGCTGATCTGCGGCTATGCGACCGAGTTCTGCGTCGATGCGGCCGCGCGCCGCGCGGCGCTGCTCGGCTACCGGACGAGCGTCGTGTCGGACCTGCATACGACCAACGAGCGCACGCATCTGTCGGCCGCGCAGATCGTCGCGCACCATCAGTTCGTGTGGGAAAACAGCACGCTGTCGGGCAACGCGGTGACGCCGCGTCCGCTCGCGGACGTGCTCGCAACGGAGTTCGCATGA
- a CDS encoding aminopeptidase P family protein, with protein MNARLPEVSSVPARLALLRGAMVREDLAAYLVPSADPHLSEYLPERWQARRWLSGFTGSVGTLVVTADFAGLWVDSRYWVQAEAELAGTGVQLMKMTSGQQSAPHVDWLAQNVPAGATVGVDGAVLGIAAARALTAALDARGIALRTDLDLLDAIWPERPGLPGAAVFEHTAPQADTTRASKLAEVRRAMHAQGAQWHFVSTLDDLAWLFNLRGADVNFNPVFVAHALIGAERATLFVADGKVPPALAASLAQDGVEVRAYDAARAALGALPDGASLLIDPRRVTFGTLEAVPAGVKLIEAVNPSTFAKSRKTSAEIEHVRVTMEHDGAALAEFFAWFEQAVNREPITELTIEEQLTAARARRPGYVSPSFATIAGFNANGAMPHYHATPASHATIAGDGLLLIDSGGQYTGGTTDITRVVPVGTVGDLQRRDFTIVLKSMMALSRARFPRGIRSPMLDAIARAPMWAAGLDYGHGTGHGVGYFLNVHEGPQVISHYAPAEPHTAMEEGMITSIEPGVYRPGKWGIRIENLVVNRAAGQTEFGDFLAFETLTLCPIDTRCVLIEMLHEEERAWLNAYHASVRERVGRHVSGDAKAWLDVRTQPI; from the coding sequence ATGAATGCCCGTCTCCCCGAAGTCTCGTCGGTGCCGGCCCGCCTCGCGCTGCTGCGCGGTGCGATGGTCCGCGAGGACCTGGCCGCCTATCTGGTGCCGTCCGCCGATCCGCACCTGTCCGAGTACCTGCCCGAGCGCTGGCAGGCGCGCCGCTGGCTGTCCGGGTTCACCGGCTCGGTCGGCACGCTGGTCGTGACCGCCGATTTCGCCGGGCTTTGGGTCGACAGCCGTTACTGGGTGCAGGCAGAGGCCGAGCTTGCCGGCACGGGCGTTCAGCTGATGAAGATGACGAGCGGCCAGCAGAGCGCGCCGCACGTCGACTGGCTCGCGCAGAACGTGCCGGCCGGCGCGACGGTCGGCGTCGACGGCGCGGTGCTCGGCATCGCGGCCGCCCGCGCGCTGACGGCCGCGCTCGACGCACGCGGCATCGCGCTGCGCACCGATCTCGACCTGCTCGACGCGATCTGGCCCGAGCGCCCTGGCTTGCCGGGCGCCGCGGTGTTCGAGCACACGGCGCCGCAGGCCGACACGACGCGCGCCAGCAAGCTCGCCGAAGTGCGCCGCGCGATGCACGCGCAGGGCGCGCAGTGGCACTTCGTGTCGACGCTCGACGATCTCGCGTGGCTGTTCAACCTGCGCGGCGCCGACGTCAACTTCAACCCGGTGTTCGTCGCGCACGCGCTGATCGGCGCCGAGCGCGCGACGTTGTTCGTCGCCGACGGCAAGGTGCCGCCGGCGCTGGCCGCATCGCTCGCGCAGGACGGCGTCGAGGTCCGCGCGTACGACGCCGCGCGCGCGGCGCTCGGTGCGCTGCCCGACGGCGCGAGCCTGCTGATCGACCCGCGCCGCGTCACGTTCGGCACGCTCGAGGCCGTGCCGGCCGGCGTGAAGCTGATCGAGGCCGTGAACCCGTCGACGTTCGCGAAGTCGCGCAAGACGTCCGCCGAGATCGAGCACGTGCGCGTGACGATGGAGCACGACGGCGCCGCACTCGCCGAATTCTTCGCGTGGTTCGAGCAGGCCGTGAACCGCGAGCCGATCACCGAGCTGACGATCGAGGAGCAGCTGACGGCCGCGCGCGCCCGGCGTCCCGGCTACGTGTCGCCGAGCTTCGCGACGATCGCCGGCTTCAACGCGAACGGCGCGATGCCGCATTACCACGCGACGCCCGCGTCGCATGCGACGATCGCCGGAGACGGCCTGCTGCTGATCGACTCCGGCGGCCAGTACACGGGCGGCACGACCGACATCACGCGCGTCGTGCCGGTCGGCACGGTCGGCGATCTGCAGCGGCGCGATTTCACGATCGTGCTGAAGTCGATGATGGCGCTGTCGCGCGCGCGCTTCCCGCGCGGCATTCGCTCGCCGATGCTCGATGCGATCGCGCGCGCGCCGATGTGGGCGGCCGGGCTCGACTACGGCCACGGCACCGGTCACGGCGTCGGCTATTTCCTGAACGTGCACGAAGGGCCGCAGGTCATTTCGCACTACGCGCCGGCCGAGCCGCACACGGCGATGGAAGAGGGGATGATCACGTCGATCGAGCCGGGCGTGTACCGGCCCGGCAAATGGGGTATCCGGATCGAGAACCTGGTCGTGAATCGCGCGGCCGGGCAGACCGAATTCGGCGATTTCCTCGCGTTCGAGACGCTCACGCTGTGCCCGATCGACACGCGCTGCGTGCTGATCGAGATGCTGCACGAAGAAGAGCGCGCCTGGCTGAACGCGTATCACGCGAGCGTGCGCGAGCGGGTCGGCCGGCACGTGAGCGGCGACGCGAAGGCCTGGCTCGACGTGCGCACGCAACCGATCTGA
- a CDS encoding response regulator transcription factor yields MRIALIDPEARHAALLNRLLFAGGHLCHAFESSADFFEWLATDTCDMLITGNWAGDHPAEEVIPRAQSILPGLPAIAVMQRARESEVVSCLHAGADDCVVRPVSGPELLARVNALSRRAGVRRPPNRARETFGEYAFDVIHSVVRFGDSVVALTPKEFRFAELLFANLSRPVSRAHILETVWARHRDMKSRTLDTHASRLRCKLQLLPERGYRLLPLYGYGYQLNRVPVEAPACAPPG; encoded by the coding sequence ATGCGAATTGCCCTGATCGATCCGGAGGCGCGCCATGCTGCGCTCCTGAACCGCCTGCTGTTCGCCGGCGGTCACCTCTGCCACGCGTTCGAGTCGAGCGCGGACTTCTTCGAGTGGCTCGCCACCGACACCTGCGACATGCTGATCACCGGCAACTGGGCCGGCGATCACCCGGCCGAGGAAGTCATCCCGCGGGCGCAGTCGATCCTGCCCGGGCTGCCGGCCATCGCCGTGATGCAGCGCGCGCGGGAAAGCGAAGTGGTGTCGTGCCTGCACGCGGGCGCGGACGACTGCGTCGTGCGCCCCGTGAGCGGCCCCGAGTTGCTGGCGCGCGTCAACGCGTTGAGCCGGCGCGCGGGCGTGCGGCGGCCGCCGAATCGCGCCCGCGAAACGTTCGGCGAATACGCGTTCGACGTGATCCACAGCGTCGTGCGCTTCGGCGATTCGGTCGTCGCGCTCACGCCGAAGGAATTTCGCTTCGCCGAGTTGCTGTTCGCGAACCTGTCCCGGCCGGTGTCGCGCGCCCACATCCTCGAAACGGTGTGGGCGCGTCACCGCGACATGAAGTCGCGCACGCTCGACACCCACGCGTCACGGCTGCGCTGCAAGCTGCAGCTGCTTCCCGAACGCGGCTACCGGCTCCTGCCTCTGTACGGCTACGGCTATCAGCTCAACCGCGTGCCGGTCGAGGCCCCCGCCTGCGCGCCGCCCGGCTGA